The window GCTGCAACACCCGGGCGTGATCGACGAACTGGCCAGCGACGCGATGCTCAGCGAGCGCTTCGTGCCGGGCGAGTTCGAGGAAGAACTGGTGCAGCGCCGCGCCTCGCTGAAGACCACCGGCGAGGACGACGAGGAGGCCCTGCTGAACCTGCTGCGCCGCGCCCACCATGCGGAGTTGTTTCGCACGCTGGCGCGCGACGTGGAGGGCCGCATCACCGTGGAGCAGGTGGCCGACGACCTGAGCGCGCTGGCCGAAGTGATCCTGCGCGTGACGGCGCGCTGGGGCTGGGAACACGTGCGCAACCGGCACGCTGAGTCGCCGCAGTTCGCCATCATCGGCTACGGCAAGCTCGGCGGCAAGGAACTGGGCTACGGCAGCGACCTCGACATCGTCTTCGTCTACGAGGATGCCGACGAACGCGCGCCCGAGGTCTACGCCGCCTTCGTGCGTCGCATGATCAACTGGCTCACGGTGAAGACCGGAGAAGGCGATCTGTTCGAGATCGACACCGCGCTCAGGCCGAACGGCAATTCGGGCCTGTTGGTCACCACCTTCGACGCCTACGCCAATTACCAGCAGCAGCGCGGCAGCAACACGGCCTGGACCTGGGAACACCAGGCGATGACCCGTGCCCGTTTCATTCTCGGCCTGGACAAGCTGCGCCCCCGCTTCGACGCCGTGCGCCAGGCGGTGATCACCGCGCCACGCGACGAGGCCGCGCTGCGCGGCGAGATCGTCGCCATGCGCGACAAGGTGCGTGCGGCGCGACCGGTCAAGGCCCACGCCTTCGACGTGAAACACAGCCCCGGCGGCATGGTCGATGCCGAATTCGCCGTGCAATACCTGGTGCTGGCCCATTCGCGGCGTTACCCGGAATTGCAGGACAACGTCGGCAACATCGCGCTGCTGCAGCGTGCCGAAGCCTGCGGCCTGCTGCCCGCAGGTGTGGGCGAAGCCGCGGCCAGCGCCTATCGGGAACTGCGCCGGGTGCAGCACAAGGCGCGGCTCAACGAGGCGCCGACGCAAGTCGAGCTGCCCGCGCTGCAGGCGGAGCGAGAGGCGGTGCTGGCCCTCTGGAACGCGGTGTTCGGCTGATTCCCGGGCCGCGCGCCGCGATAATCCGCGCATGCTCCCGTCCACATCCGCGCCGCCTCCAGATGCCGCGCCATCGCGCAGACCTTCGGTGCGCTTCATGCTGTCGCATCCCGCGCATTTCATCGCCCTCGGTTTCGGCTCGGGTCTGAGCCCGGTGGCACCGGGCACGGCCGGTACGCTCTGGGCCTGGCTGGCCTACCTGGTACTGCAGTCCTACCTGAGCAGCATGCAGATGGGCTGGCTCATCGCGGCGTCGCTGGTGGTCGGCTGGTGGGCGTGCACGGTGTGTGCGCAGCACCTGCGCGTGGCCGACCCGGGCGCCATCGTCTGGGACGAGGTGGTGGCGTTCTGGATCATCCTCTGGCTGGTGATGCCGGCCGGCCTGGTCGGCCAGGTGGCGGCTTTCGCCTTGTTCCGCTTCTTCGACGCGGTGAAACCCGGGCCGGTGGCCTGGGCCGACGAGGCCTTCAAGGGCTTCGACGCGCGCGGCGGCTTCGGCATCATGTTCGACGACCTGGTGGCGGCCTTCTGCACGCTGCTGGTGATTGCACTCTGGAGGTTCTGGTGAGTTCCAACCATGAAGATGAAGTGGTGCCGCTGGCCGATCTGCTGCTGCAAAAAGGCTGGTTCATGGCCGCGGCCGAGAGCTGCACCGGCGGCCTGATCGCCGGCGCCTGCACCGACCTGGCGGGCTCGAGCGGTTGGTTCGAACGCGGCTTCGTCACCTACTCCAACGAAGCCAAGAGCGAAATGCTCGGCGTCGACCCGGCGCTCATCGCCACCCACGGCGCGGTCAGCGAACCCGTGGCCCGGGCCATGGCGGCCGGCGCGCTGCGGCATTCGAATGCGCAGGTCTCGGTGGCGGTGACCGGTGTGGCCGGCCCGACCGGCGGCAGCGTGGAGAAACCGGTGGGTACGGTGTGGTTCGGCTGGTCGATCCGCGGCATCCTGACCAGCGAGAGGAAGTTGTTCGACGGCGATCGCGCCGCCATCCGCCAGGCGACGGTGCGGCATGCGTTGCGGCGGTTGCGCGATCTTGTGGCGGCCGCGCCGGATTGAAGGGACTGAAGGGGTTAAGGCGATCGACAGTGCTTCGACAGGCTCAGCACGAACGGCTTGTCTATCTCAACGAGCAGGCTTGTTTTTCCCGTTCGCCCTGAGCTTGTCGAAGGGTCTGGTTCGATTCGACGCAGGCCGTTATGCAGGCCGTGTATCGATGAAACTCTGGCGCAGCATCAATTTGTCCTGCAGCTTGGCCAGATTCGGATGCGCCGTACGCCAGGCGATTTCCGGAAAACGGAACTCCAGCCAGCCCAGCGCGCAACCCACGGCAATGTCGGACAGGCTCAGGTGGATGCCGCTGCAATAGGGCTTGTCGGCCAGGCCGCGGCTCATGGCCTTGAGGCTGGCGTCGATCTTGACCATCTGCCGGTCGATCCACTTCTGGCTGCGTTCCGCATCCGTGCGCTCGCTCCAGACCCGCTCCATCCGCGCGGCCACGCCGGCATCGGCCAGGCCGTCAGCCAGCGCCTCCCAGGTCTTGACCTCGACCCGTTCACGGCTCAGCGCGGGAATCAGCTTGCCCACCGGGGACAGCGTGTCCAGGTATTCCACGATCACGCGCGAGTCGAAGATCGCCTCGCCACCTTCCATGACCAGGCAAGGCACCTTGCCCAGCGGGTTCGATTCGCGGATGACGGTGTCCGGCGACCAGGGATCTTCCAGGATGAACTGGTAATCGAGCTTTTTTTCGGCCATGACCACGCGCACTTTGCGCACGTAGGGACTGGTAAGAGATCCGATGAGTTTCATGGGTGGTCGAGAACGGCGGGGACAGGCTGCCTTCGGGAAAGCCCCTGGGGTCCAGCCATTCTATCGATTCACCCCCCCTCGTCGGCTGACACGATTCGCGCGCCGCGTGCAACCGTGGCGCGCATCCTACAATCCGCAACATGACTTTCTCACCGATCTCGGCCCTGTCGCCGCTGGACGGCCGCTACGCCGCCAAACTCGCCCCCCTGCGCCCGCTGATGAGCGAACAGGGTTACATGCAACGCCGCGTGCAGGTCGAAGTGGCCTGGTTCATCGCGCTGAGCGACGCCGGTTTCAATGAGTTCAAGCCGTTGAGCCCGGGCGCGCGCACCTACCTGCTGAGCCTGGTGAAGAACTTCAGCGAAGCCGACGGCCTGGCCATCAAGGACATCGAGAAGGTCACCAACCACGACGTGAAGGCCGTCGAATACTGGATCAAGTCCAAGTTCGAGGCCCGGCCCGAACTGCTGGCGGCGGCCGAGTTCGTGCACTTCGCCTGCACCAGCGAAGACATCAACAACACCAGCCACGCGCTGCAGCTCAAGGGTGCGCGCCACCAGGTGATCCTGCCGGGCCTGGACGCGCTCATCACCAAGCTGCGCGAGATGGCGCATGCCTATGCCGATGTGTCCATGCTCAGCCGCACCCATGGCCAGACGGCCAGCCCGACCACGGTGGGCAAGGAAGTGGCCAACGTGCTGGTGCGCCTGGTGGCCGCGCGCGAAAAAATCGCCGCCGTGCCGTTGATGGGCAAGATGAATGGCGCGGTCGGCAACTTCAACGCGCATCTCTCGGCCTGGCCCGACTTCGACTGGGAAGCCTTCAGCAAGAAGGTCATCGAAACGCCCGAGCCGCTGGGCCTGGGCCTGACCTTCCAGCCCTACAGCATCCAGATCGAGCCGCACGACTACATGGCCGAGCTGTTCGACGCGCTGGCGCGCACCAACACCATCCTCATCGACTGGTCGCGCGACGTCTGGGGCTACGTGAGCCTGGGCTACTTCAAGCAACGCCTGAAGGCCGGCGAGATCGGCTCCAGCACCATGCCGCACAAGGTCAACCCGATCGATTTCGAGAACGCCGAAGGCAACCTGGGCCTGGCCAACGCACTGCTGCGCCATCTGAGCGAAAAGCTGCCGATCAGCCGCTGGCAGCGCGACCTGACCGATTCCACCGTGTTGCGCAACATGGGTGTGGCCGTGGGCTACGCCACGCTGGCCTACGCTTCGCTGCTGACCGGGCTGAACAAGCTCGAGATCAACGAGGAAGCCATCGCCGACGACCTGGATGCGTCGTGGGAAGTGCTGGCCGAGCCGATCCAGACCGTGATGCGCCGCTTCGGCGTGCAGGGCGCCTACGAGAAACTCAAGGAAGTAACGCGCGGCAAGACCGTGCGCGCCGAAGATCTGCATGGGCTGATCCGTTCGCTGGAGATTCCAGATGCCGAGAAGGAACGCCTGCTGGCGATGACGCCGGCGAGCTACGTGGGCAAGGCGGCCGAGCTGGCGCGCCGGGCCTGAACGACCGGCATGGCGCTCAAGGCAACCATCTTCAAGGCGAACCTTTCGATCGCCGACATCGACCACAGCTACTACGCCGATCACGCGCTCACACTCGCCCGCCACCCGAGCGAGACCGACGAGCGCATGATGGTGCGGCTGGTGGCGCTGGCGCTGAACGCGCACCGGCTGCAGACCGTGCTGGGTGGCGACGGCGTGCTGGCCTTCGGCGCCGGCCTGTCGAACCCGGACGACCCGGACGTGAGCCTGCGCGACTTCACCGGCCAGACGCGGCTGTGGATCGAGGTCGGCCAGCCCGAGGACAAACCCATCGCCAAGGCCTGCAACAAGGCCGACCAGGTGCTGCTGTACGCCTTCGGCCATGCGGCCGAAGTGTGGTGGCGCGGCATCGAGAACAAACTCACGCGGCTCGACAAGCTGCAGGTCTGGCGCGTGCCCACCGACGCCGCCCAGGCCCTGGCCGCGCTCGCGCAACGCAGCATGCAGCTGCAGGCGACGGTGCAGGAAAGCGCGCTGACGCTGAGCGACGACCAGCGCACGGTCGAGATCGAATGCGTCCGCTGGAAATAGCTTGGCTCACCCCCAGGTTGGCTCACTGCGTGTAGCCGCCCACCCCCTTGCAGGGGGCAACGCTGGCGGCCCGGCAAAGCCGGTTCCGCGGCGTTCTGGAAGGGCGCCACGGCAGCCGTTTAATCCCGTTCGTGCTGAGCTTGTCGAAGCACCTGGTTGAAGAAGTGAGCGGCTTCGACGGGCCCAGCCCGCACGGTTGTCGACCGAACCCGCTTCAACCGGGCATCAAAGCCCCGCACCGCCAGCACTGCTCGAAGCCACCCTCCACCTTTTCGCCGCAGTGGCACCACCACAGGCGCTGGGGCAGATGCTGCAGGTCGTCGAGCAGGGCCCGTGCACGGTCTTCCTGCTCCTCGTGCCGCAGCCAGATCTCGGGCAGGCACTGATCCGGGGGCAGATGGCCGGCCGCGGCGCCGAGGTACTGGCGCTGCACCGAGGCGGCGATGCCGGCCTCCAGCAAGGTATCGACCCACAGCGTGGCCAGGGCGATGTTGGGCGCCTGGACCAGTCGCAGCATCAGGGTGCGACCGGCGGTTTTTCGGCCGGCTCCGCTGCCACGGCGCCAGGCTGCGGCCCTTCGGCGGCGCGTTCGGCGTACCGGTTGAAGCGCCACGCATCGGCTTCGAGCGTGATGCGGCGCCAGGTGGCGCGTTTCTCGCCGGGCGTCATCGACGGCCAGTGCTGCACTTCGTCGAAGGTGCGGCCGCAGCCCTTGCACAGATCGTCGCCCTGGCTGGTGGAGCAGATGGCGATGCAGGGCGTGTCGGGCGTGCTTTCATACCAGCCCAGCCAGGCTGCGCGGGCGGCAGGCGGCATCGTGGCCTCGTCGGCTTCGTCCTGGCGGTAATAGACCATCAGTGCGTACACCTCGGCCAGCGCGCGCAATTCGGCGCACAGCGTCACGCCGTCGGGTGAGGGTTTCTTTTCGCGCCAGTGGTTGATGGCGGCTTCGATATCGGTGATGTGGATGCCGGCCATGGATGCAGGATGAGAGGTGGGTCTTGCGAAGGGAGGGCGATGATAGCGCCCATGTTACGCGGTGCACTGCACCGCTAACCCCCAGACGTTGCGGGGGATTGGCCGGACGGCCACAGGCTCCGCATTTGCTATCGAAATCGGAGCAAACCCAGCACACTTGGATTGCGCCAGGGCACGAAAACGCTTCAAGCCCGATTCCAGGCTCCAGCGATGCTCGCGCCCGCATGGCGGGCATCGCGGGAAATCGTCCATTGCGCAAACCGGCGTGGCGATGCTCTAATCCGCGCTTCGAGGGGGAGTAGCTCCCGCTTGTTGCGGCAAAGATCGTCCCGCAGGACGGCGCAGCCGCAGCAGGCATCGGTCCGCCGTCAATACGAAGCTTTCAACGCACGGGGTGCGGCTTCCGGCTGATCGGGCACGTGTGCATCGCACCGTGTCGGGCAAGACCTTCGATCCACACTGTCACAGGTGGGTCGAAGGTTTTCCGCGCAGATTTTGCCCGGTTTCCTCGGCTCCGGTTTCAGGTGGTTTTCGACAAATCAACCCACAACAAACGGAGTTTTCACATGGAATTTCTATCGGCGCCCTGGTGGTCGGCCCTGCTGGCCATCATCCTGATCGACCTGGTTCTCGCCGGCGACAACGCCATCGTCATCGCCCTGGCGGCACGCAGCCTGCCCACCCACCTGCAACGCAAGGCCATCATCTGGGGCACGGTCGGCGCCATCGTCGTGCGCTCCATCATGACGGTGGGCGTGGTCTGGCTGCTGAAGATCCCGGGCCTGATGCTGGCCGGCGGCCTCGGCCTCGTCTGGATCGCCTACAAGCTGCTGTCCGATCAGTCGGACGGCGAGCACCAAGGCCCCGTGGCCAACACCTTCTGGGGCGCAATGAAGACCATCGTCATCGCCGATGCGCTGATGGGCATCGACAACGTGCTCGGCGTGGCCGGCGCGGCGCACGGCGCCTTCGACCTGGTCATCCTGGGCCTGCTGATCAGCGTGCCGATCGTGGTCTTCGGCAGCACCATGGTGCTCAAGCTGGTCGAACGCTTCCCGATCATCATCCAGGCCGGCGCCGCCGTGCTGGCCTTCACCGCCGCCAAGATGATCGTCAGCGAGCCGCTGCTCGACGCCGTGTTCGACCCGCCGGAGATGATCCACACCGCCGCACGCTGGGCGGTCTATGCCGTGGCCGTGCTGGGCGTGCTGTTGGCAGGCCGATGGGCCGCCAGGCGCAACCAGCAGGCGACGGCCACGGAGCAGGTCGCCAATACCTGAGCGCCCGCCAGAGCGCCAAACCGGGGCGGCAACCGCCGCCCCGCAACCGAGCCACTACCAGGAGCTTGCATGGACAAAGTCATTGTGTTGATCGACGACGTGGCCTACGCCCAGGACCATCTGCGCCCGATGCTGGGCCGCGCCTGCGGCCTGTCGCCGGCCACGCTTTCCGGGCGGCACACGCACTGGGTGGTGGTGGCCTGTGCGCCGCGCATGACGCAGCGCGTGAGCAAATGGGTGAGCCACCGCTCGCGCGAGAACTGGCGCACCAAGTGGTCGGACCGGCTGTTCGCCGAACTCGCGCCCTGGCTGCAGCGGCATGGCGACGTGTGGACGCCGGTGGTGGCCACCGGCCCGCTGCCCGAACTCACCGAAGGGCTGATGGCCGAACATGGCACGAACCATCTGCTGGACGTGCGGCGGCCCAAGCTCAGCCCCGGACAGTCGGCATCGACCACGGTCATGGGCCAGCAGCATTGGTCGTTCGCCGGTGTCCTGGCCGGCCTCGGCCTGGTGCTGAGCCTGGGCCTGGACTGAGCGCGATTTCGGCCCTGGCTTCGACAGGATCGCGCTATCCGGGAGATTCGCCGGCGTAAAGATTCGCATGGGCCGCGCGGATGACCTTCTTGTCGAGCTTGCCGACGCCGGTCTTCGGTATCGCATCCACGAACAGGATGCGGTCGGGCAACTGCCATTTGGCGAAAGTCTTCGACAGGTGCGCATGCAGCTGCTGCAGCGTGGCTTGTCGGTCCGGCTTCAGGACCACCAGCGCCAGCGGCCGTTCCTGCCACCGGGGATGCGGAATGCCCACGACCGCCGCGTCGCGCACGGCCGGATGCCCCAGCAGCGCGTTTTCCATGTCGATCGATGAAATCCATTCGCCGCCGCTCTTGATCACGTCCTTGAGCCGGTCGGTGACCTTCACATAGCCGTCGGTATCGATGGTGCCCACGTCGCCCGAACGCCAGTAGCCGTTGAAGAACCGGTCCGCCGCGTCGGGCATGTCGTGGTAGCTGGTGGAAATCCACGGGCCGCGCAGGCAGATCTCGCCGACGGCCTGGCCGTCGTGCGGCAAGGCCTGGTCGTCCGCGCCCAGCAGCAGAATGTCGACACCGCACACCGGCAGGCCCTGCTTGCGCTTGAGATCCCACGCCGCCTCGGCGCAAAGGCGTTGCTTGAGCGTGGGCTTGAGCCGGTTGAGCGCCACCAGCGGCGTGGTCTCGGTGGCGCCGTAGCCGTGCACCACCTCGGCGCCCGTCGTCTCGTGGAAGCCGATCATCATCGGCAGCGGCGGCTCGGTGGCGCCGGACATCATGCGCAGGCGCCGGAAGTCGGGCTTGACCGGCAGCGTCTCGATGTACTGCAGCATCGGCTGGAAGATCGCCGGCGCGCCGTTGGTGATGGTGACGCCTTCGGCCATGATGGCGTCGGCCAGCGGCCTCATGTCCTCCACCGAGTAGCAGCCCGGCAGCACGATCTTGTTGGCCATCATGGTGGCGGCCTGCGGCAACCCCCAGCACTGGCCGTGGAACATCGGGGTGAGCAGCATGGTGCAGTCGTCCAGCGTCATCCCCATGTTCGCGGCCACCGACATGGAATGCAGGTAGATCGCGCGGTGCGAGTAATAGACCCCCTTCGGCCGCCCGGTGGTGCCGGTGGTGTAGCAGGCGCTGTAGGCCGCGTGTTCATCGACCATCGGCCAGTCGATGGCGGGCTCCGCCGCGGCGAGCAGGTCCTCGTGGTGGTGCAGCGGTGCCAGCGAGGTCCGGATCTCGGACAGCGGCTTGTCGGTCATCACCACCCAGCCCTTCACGCCGGGCACGTGCGGCGCGATCGACTCCGCGACCGGCAGCAGGCTCTCGTCGACGAAGATCAACGCGGCCTGGCTGTGCGTGACGACGTAGCCCAGGTCTTCGACACCGAGCCGGAGGTTCATCTGCAGCAACACGGCGGCAAGACCCGGGATGGCGTAGTAGAGCTCGAAGTGCCGGCGGCTGTTCCAGTCGAGCACGCCCACGCGGTCGCCCGGGCCGATGCCCAGGCCACGCAGCGCATTGGCCGCGCGGCACACACGCTGGTAGCAATCGCGGTAGGTGTAGCGGTCCCAGCCGCCGTCCGCGCGCCTGGCAACGATCTCCTGCTCGGGATGCGTGCGCGCCGCGTGCCGGATCAGTGTGGTCGTGTTGAGCTGGTAGTCGTGTCCCATCGTCGAGGGGCAGCCTCGGACAATGCCGTCGCGATGGGATGTCGTGGTCAGGGTGGTCAAGGTGGTCATGAGCATCAGGCGTTCACAGGGGGGCGAAGCGCGGCGCGGCGGCGACGGCGATGGCGCCGTCCGCGCCAGGGGCATAGATGCCGCGCGCGACGTTGTGCGGATGGTGCGCGGCCTCGGCCAGGCTCAGCACGGGCGCGAAACACGCGTCGCTGCCTTCGAGCAGGGCGCACCAGTGCGCGCGCGGTTGGCTGCGAAAACGGGCGGCCATCCGCGCCTTGAGCGCGGGCCAGGCGGCCTTGTCGTGCTGGCGGGCCGGGTCGACATCCGCAAGCCCGAGCTTGTCGAGCAACAGCGCATAGAACTGCGGCTCGAGCGCCGCGACGGTGATGAAGCCGCCGTCGGCGCATGCGTAGCTGTCGTAGAACGGCGAGTCGTGGAACGGGCTGGGCTGCGCGCCGTCGATCTGCCCGCCGCCGCGAATCCACTGCACCAGCGTGCCCAGCATCGCCACGATGTCCACGATGGCGGCATCGACCACGCGGCCGCGCCCGCTCTGGCGCGCCTCGAACAATGCACATGCGATGCCGAACGCCAGTCCCAACGCACCGCAGGCGTCGCCGACGACGGTGGGCGGCACCCTGGGCGCCTGCCCCGCGGGGGCCGCGAGCGACAGCAGCCCGGTCAGCGCCACGTAATTGAGGTCATGGCCGGCCGCCTGCGCGAGCGGCCCGCACTGGCCCCATCCGGTCATGCGGCCGTAGACCAGGCGTGGGTTGCGCGCCGCGCATGGCGCCGGGCCTACGCCCAGGCGCTCCATGACGCCGGGGCGGTTGCCTTCGACCAGGGCGTCGGCGTCGGCCACGAGGTCCAGCGCCCGGGCCAGGCCCGCCGTCGATTTCAGGTCGACCTGTTCCACGCGCTTGCCGCGCCGCAACGGGTTCTCGCCCGCGACACCGAGGCTTTCGTTGACCACCGCCGCACCGGGCCGCACGAGCGTCGTCACGTCAGCACCCATGTCCGCGAGCATGCGGGCGGCCAGCGGCCCCGGGCCGATGCCTTCGAACTCGACGATGCGCACGCCGTGCAAGGGGGGAAAACTTTGGACCATCATGTCGTGGAAGAGAACCTGGGACGGTGGGCATGTTCGTCGGGGGCGCGAAGCGGCGCATCGTCGCTACCGACGACCGCCCGCGCCGGCAAGGCGCCGCCGGGCGCCGCTCAGCGGATCACGTCGAGCCGCCGCGCAATCGCCACCGCTTCCGCGCGGCTGCGGGCGTTGAGCTTGGTGTTGACGTTGCGCAGATGGGTGCGGACGGTGCTGTCGGAGAGCTTGAGTTTTTCGGAAATCCCGCTGTTGGAATTCCCCTGCTCGACCAGCTGCAGGATCTGGATCTCCTTGCGCGTCAGCGGCTCCATGAGCGCGTGCGGCGCGGGCGTGCCCGCGCTGTCGAGTGTCATCGGGCCGAAGGATTCGATCAACCGCTGGACATGCGCGACCAGGATCGGGTCGCTGCGGCTGGCCGGTGTCTCGTGCAGCACCGCGTAGTAGTGGTGCACGAGCCGGCCGATGGCCTCGCCCTCGTCGACGAACATGCGCACGAAACCCTCCTGGCTGGCTTGCCGCAGCACGCCCGCGAGGATTTCGGTCGAAGCGGCGGGCTTGCCGCTGCGCTGCAGCGCGAGGCTGTAGAGCACACGCAGCTGCAGCAGGCGGCGTTGGCGCGACTGCCGGGCCGCCAGTTCCATCTCACGCTCCAGCGGCTCCAGCGTCGAACGCGCATCGCCGAAATGGATGTCGCGCCGGATGCGCGCGAGTTCCAGGTACTCGACCTCGTGCGCCGGCAGGCGTTGCCGCCGGATGCGTTCCCACACGGCCGGGTCGGCGGCGCGTTCCAGCTCTTCGGTGGCGGCCTGCTCGTTGCCCTGCATCAACAATTGGCGCGCACGCTCGAGCTTGGCGCTGGCCACCAGGCGGTCCAACTGGCGCGCATGGCCCAACTGCTCGAGCGCCGACAGCGTCTCGAACGCCTTGCCCACGTCTCCCCGGTGAAAGGCGATGCGGGTGCGGATCACCTGGCCGAGGATCATGTGGTCGGGCAGGCCGACATCGCAGGCCAGTGGCAGATAGATGTTGACGAGGTGGTCGGCGCCGTTCAAGTCGTTGGCTTCGTACAGCGTCGCCGCATAGAGCATGCCGGCCCAGGCGTTGCCGCTGGCGTAGTCGTACGAGGCCCTGTGGGTGGTGCTGATCGCAATGCGGAAACGCGCCGTGGCCTCCCGCAGCCGGCCGCGCTGGAAGTCCAGCATGCCGTCCAGCGACTCCGCATACATGCGGTTGAAGGTGCTGCCGCCGCGAACCCGGCGCGCGCCATCGATCAGCCGCTGCGCCTCGCGGTCTTCGCCCATGACCGAAAGAACGGCCGCCATCGCGTTGCGCAGCATGCTGTCGGCAAACGCGTTGTGCGTCGGCAGCTGCGCCATGCTCGCCGTGCCGCTGGCATAGGCTTCGTCGTAGCGGTCCTGCATGGCCAGCAGCAGCGGGCCCTGCGCGTTGACGTGCGCGATCACCTGCGGGTCCGTGCTGCCGCCCAGGTCGGCTTGCGCCAGGGTGGCCGCGGCCTCCCAGGCGCCACGCGTGAACAGCACCGGCCAGACGGACATGGCCTGCAACAAGGGATAGGCGCGCAGGTCGCTCGCCGGTATCGCGTCGAACCACCGCGCCAGCATCCGCATGCGGCCGTCTTCGAGGAAATCCTGCACGGTGCCTTCGAGCAGGGCGAGCGCATGCGGATAGTCGCCGCCTTCGATCGCATGCTCGATCGCCGGCACGCGGCGGTGCTGCGATTCGTACCAGCCCGAGGCCGCGAGATGCAGTCGTGCCAGGTCGTCGGGAAGCTCGCGCGCCAGGCGGGCCCGCAGGTAGTCGGAAAAAAGCCCGTGGTAGCGGTAACTGCGATCCTGGCCTGCCAGGGAGACGAGAAAAAGATGCTGCTCGTCCAGCGTGCGCAGCAGGTGCTCGGCATCCACCTTCGGCATCAGGGCCTGGCACACGGAGGCATCGAGACTGCGCAGGATGCTCGTGCGCAGCAGGAACTCGCGCAACTCCGCCGGCTGGTGAGCGAGCACGTCCTCGGCCAGGTAGTCGGCCACCGCGCGGCTCGAGCCGGAGAACTGCTCGACGAAGTCGCTGCCGGGCCCTTCCCTTTCGAGCGACAGCGATGCCAGCCACAAGGCGGTGACCCAGCCCTCGGTCTTCTGGTGCAGGCGACGTATGGCCTCGAACGGCAGCTCGGGCAGCCTGCGCAGCCGGAAGTAGGCCTGGGCTTCTTCCAGGCTGAA of the Rhodoferax koreense genome contains:
- a CDS encoding CaiB/BaiF CoA transferase family protein — translated: MMVQSFPPLHGVRIVEFEGIGPGPLAARMLADMGADVTTLVRPGAAVVNESLGVAGENPLRRGKRVEQVDLKSTAGLARALDLVADADALVEGNRPGVMERLGVGPAPCAARNPRLVYGRMTGWGQCGPLAQAAGHDLNYVALTGLLSLAAPAGQAPRVPPTVVGDACGALGLAFGIACALFEARQSGRGRVVDAAIVDIVAMLGTLVQWIRGGGQIDGAQPSPFHDSPFYDSYACADGGFITVAALEPQFYALLLDKLGLADVDPARQHDKAAWPALKARMAARFRSQPRAHWCALLEGSDACFAPVLSLAEAAHHPHNVARGIYAPGADGAIAVAAAPRFAPL
- a CDS encoding putative signal transducing protein — encoded protein: MLRLVQAPNIALATLWVDTLLEAGIAASVQRQYLGAAAGHLPPDQCLPEIWLRHEEQEDRARALLDDLQHLPQRLWWCHCGEKVEGGFEQCWRCGALMPG
- a CDS encoding glutathione S-transferase N-terminal domain-containing protein, which gives rise to MKLIGSLTSPYVRKVRVVMAEKKLDYQFILEDPWSPDTVIRESNPLGKVPCLVMEGGEAIFDSRVIVEYLDTLSPVGKLIPALSRERVEVKTWEALADGLADAGVAARMERVWSERTDAERSQKWIDRQMVKIDASLKAMSRGLADKPYCSGIHLSLSDIAVGCALGWLEFRFPEIAWRTAHPNLAKLQDKLMLRQSFIDTRPA
- a CDS encoding phosphatidylglycerophosphatase A family protein is translated as MLPSTSAPPPDAAPSRRPSVRFMLSHPAHFIALGFGSGLSPVAPGTAGTLWAWLAYLVLQSYLSSMQMGWLIAASLVVGWWACTVCAQHLRVADPGAIVWDEVVAFWIILWLVMPAGLVGQVAAFALFRFFDAVKPGPVAWADEAFKGFDARGGFGIMFDDLVAAFCTLLVIALWRFW
- the purB gene encoding adenylosuccinate lyase, encoding MTFSPISALSPLDGRYAAKLAPLRPLMSEQGYMQRRVQVEVAWFIALSDAGFNEFKPLSPGARTYLLSLVKNFSEADGLAIKDIEKVTNHDVKAVEYWIKSKFEARPELLAAAEFVHFACTSEDINNTSHALQLKGARHQVILPGLDALITKLREMAHAYADVSMLSRTHGQTASPTTVGKEVANVLVRLVAAREKIAAVPLMGKMNGAVGNFNAHLSAWPDFDWEAFSKKVIETPEPLGLGLTFQPYSIQIEPHDYMAELFDALARTNTILIDWSRDVWGYVSLGYFKQRLKAGEIGSSTMPHKVNPIDFENAEGNLGLANALLRHLSEKLPISRWQRDLTDSTVLRNMGVAVGYATLAYASLLTGLNKLEINEEAIADDLDASWEVLAEPIQTVMRRFGVQGAYEKLKEVTRGKTVRAEDLHGLIRSLEIPDAEKERLLAMTPASYVGKAAELARRA
- a CDS encoding long-chain-fatty-acid--CoA ligase, which gives rise to MLMTTLTTLTTTSHRDGIVRGCPSTMGHDYQLNTTTLIRHAARTHPEQEIVARRADGGWDRYTYRDCYQRVCRAANALRGLGIGPGDRVGVLDWNSRRHFELYYAIPGLAAVLLQMNLRLGVEDLGYVVTHSQAALIFVDESLLPVAESIAPHVPGVKGWVVMTDKPLSEIRTSLAPLHHHEDLLAAAEPAIDWPMVDEHAAYSACYTTGTTGRPKGVYYSHRAIYLHSMSVAANMGMTLDDCTMLLTPMFHGQCWGLPQAATMMANKIVLPGCYSVEDMRPLADAIMAEGVTITNGAPAIFQPMLQYIETLPVKPDFRRLRMMSGATEPPLPMMIGFHETTGAEVVHGYGATETTPLVALNRLKPTLKQRLCAEAAWDLKRKQGLPVCGVDILLLGADDQALPHDGQAVGEICLRGPWISTSYHDMPDAADRFFNGYWRSGDVGTIDTDGYVKVTDRLKDVIKSGGEWISSIDMENALLGHPAVRDAAVVGIPHPRWQERPLALVVLKPDRQATLQQLHAHLSKTFAKWQLPDRILFVDAIPKTGVGKLDKKVIRAAHANLYAGESPG
- a CDS encoding DUF3717 domain-containing protein, which translates into the protein MAGIHITDIEAAINHWREKKPSPDGVTLCAELRALAEVYALMVYYRQDEADEATMPPAARAAWLGWYESTPDTPCIAICSTSQGDDLCKGCGRTFDEVQHWPSMTPGEKRATWRRITLEADAWRFNRYAERAAEGPQPGAVAAEPAEKPPVAP
- a CDS encoding TerC family protein is translated as MEFLSAPWWSALLAIILIDLVLAGDNAIVIALAARSLPTHLQRKAIIWGTVGAIVVRSIMTVGVVWLLKIPGLMLAGGLGLVWIAYKLLSDQSDGEHQGPVANTFWGAMKTIVIADALMGIDNVLGVAGAAHGAFDLVILGLLISVPIVVFGSTMVLKLVERFPIIIQAGAAVLAFTAAKMIVSEPLLDAVFDPPEMIHTAARWAVYAVAVLGVLLAGRWAARRNQQATATEQVANT
- a CDS encoding CinA family protein; this translates as MAAAESCTGGLIAGACTDLAGSSGWFERGFVTYSNEAKSEMLGVDPALIATHGAVSEPVARAMAAGALRHSNAQVSVAVTGVAGPTGGSVEKPVGTVWFGWSIRGILTSERKLFDGDRAAIRQATVRHALRRLRDLVAAAPD
- a CDS encoding YaeQ family protein; protein product: MALKATIFKANLSIADIDHSYYADHALTLARHPSETDERMMVRLVALALNAHRLQTVLGGDGVLAFGAGLSNPDDPDVSLRDFTGQTRLWIEVGQPEDKPIAKACNKADQVLLYAFGHAAEVWWRGIENKLTRLDKLQVWRVPTDAAQALAALAQRSMQLQATVQESALTLSDDQRTVEIECVRWK